One stretch of Xiphophorus maculatus strain JP 163 A chromosome 19, X_maculatus-5.0-male, whole genome shotgun sequence DNA includes these proteins:
- the LOC102234834 gene encoding galectin-3-like, whose translation MADFSLSDALGDDTSSQAKKIGHTNPTAPASNHPAAPNPGWPGSAPGAPTQPSAPADYSGGLSGPGAPGPFQYPSGPGAPGQYPGPPSAPGGFPAGPGVPGQYPAPGAPGQFPSSPGAPGQFPGHYPSEGTPGQLPGGPAPYPSGPFPSGPGAPAGPYPNVPFPGGQPAGGNGMYGPGGQGGFPPPAGPGSFPAFPTGGFPPVPPGSWGSPGGGFPTPPAQFGPGPMGPYGGPAGPGGTLIVPYDLPLHAGIMPRLLITVIGEPVPGADRFQVDFLKGPDVVFHFNPRFNEQTIVRNSNLGGYWGPEEREGPFPFVQGHRFELKILVEEDMFKVAVDGTHLLEYEHRVGGLEEVTVLRVTGDVVLYSAAPSMI comes from the exons ATGGCAGATTTCTCG CTGTCAGATGCTTTAGGAGATGACACGTCAAGCCAGGCTAAGAAAATAGGCCACACTAACCCCACGGCCCCTGCCAGCAATCACCCTGCAGCTCCAAACCCGGGATGGCCCGGTTCTGCCCCAGGAGCTCCCACCCAGCCCTCAGCTCCAGCTGACTACAGCGGTGGATTGTCTGGCCCAGGAGCCCCGGGGCCGTTCCAGTACCCCTCTGGTCCTGGAGCGCCGGGGCAGTACCCGGGGCCTCCCTCAGCACCCGGCGGCTTCCCTGCTGGTCCCGGAGTACCTGGACAGTATCCCGCACCGGGAGCTCCGGGTCAGTTTCCCTCTAGCCCTGGGGCGCCTGGACAGTTCCCCGGGCATTATCCGTCTGAAGGAACTCCTGGACAGCTGCCCGGAGGCCCCGCTCCTTACCCATCGGGGCCGTTTCCTTCTGGCCCTGGCGCTCCGGCCGGCCCTTATCCGAACGTGCCTTTCCCTGGTGGGCAGCCAGCAGGAGGCAACGGGATGTACGGGCCAGGAGGTCAAGGTGGATTTCCCCCTCCAGCTGGTCCAGGATCTTTCCCAGCATTCCCCACAGGTGGATTCCCCCCGGTACCACCCGGGTCATGGGGATCACCCGGAGGAGGTTTCCCGACCCCGCCTGCTCAGTTTGGCCCTGGACCCATGGGTCCGTACGGTGGTCCTGCTGGTCCAGGAGGCACATTG ATTGTGCCATATGATCTCCCCCTCCACGCTGGGATTATGCCGCGCCTTTTAATCACGGTGATAGGAGAGCCTGTTCCCGGGGCAGACAG GTTCCAGGTTGACTTTCTTAAAGGTCCAGATGTCGTCTTTCACTTCAACCCTCGCTTCAACGAGCAGACCATCGTCCGAAACTCCAACCTAGGAGGTTACTGGGGCCCGGAGGAGCGAGAGGGGCCCTTCCCTTTTGTCCAGGGTCACCGCTTTGAG TTGAAGATCCTCGTGGAGGAGGACATGTTCAAGGTGGCCGTGGACGGCACCCACCTGCTGGAATACGAGCACAGAGTGGGCGGCCTGGAGGAGGTGACCGTGCTGCGGGTCACCGGCGACGTCGTCCTGTACAGCGCGGCGCCCAGCATGATCTGA